The stretch of DNA TCTTGATGATCTAGTCACACATGCAGCCTGCAGCCGTGGAGAAGCTCATTTCCTGCTCTGCTGCggcggttgctgctgctgcttgtgcAGCTGGGCCATGTTGTAAATCAAGAAGCCTGCACAGTTTTTCATACTTATTCATAGCCAGGAGTTTTTCAGCTAATGCAGCGGCTGCCGCAGCCAACAGTAGTCTATGGAAAATTAAACTGGATCCAAAATTAGTTCCGGCAAATATTCTTCCAAGtgcttatatttttttttgataggTCCAAGTGCTTATATTGGTATAATTTACAAGGTACTTCCTCCATCCATAAAAAATTGCAATTATAGGATCCGTACCGGTCAAACTAgttcaaatttgatcaaattcatagtaaataatattagtGCTTATATctttaaataaatttattataaaaatatattctatAACTAATCTAATAGTACTTATTTTATACCATGATTGTTATTACTTttttattatataatttagtCAAAGTTCAAACTTTTTGACTTATAAAAAGCGATAATCATTTTTTTATAAAGGGAGTACATTAGATTGTTTCTACTGTGCATTCTTTTCAAGCtgttaaatttatgcaactccATCTCCAGTGGCAACCATCCAGTGACAAGCATACAAAAGGCACCGTTTGTCATTTGTCAAGTAGTTATGGTTCTCTTCTAGTAGTCTTTTTTGGGCCAGACCTACAACAGGCTAGACAACTTTGCACAGGGTCCATGAAAATCTGGAGTGTCTCCCGGCCAGTGGTCACAAATCCAATCCTACTGGACTATACTCGTAGGAAGAAAGTGAAATCAAAGACCCAGAAGCCAAGCGCAaaccccctcaaaaaaaaaaaaaaccaagcgCAAACAGCCGCCACgacaccacctcctccactctcATGGACACGGCCTCACCTCCCCCGAGTCCCCACTGCCCCCAACTAGGCCAACAAAATCACCGCACCCCACCTCCCGGCCGTCGCGAATCTTCTAGAACATTCTCGAACCGCCGGAaacccaagccgccgccgccaggaccCGCTCCAATGCCCGCGGCGATCGGGAggcggccgcccgcccgccgggtCTAGGCTGCGCGCGATGGCGAGGTCGAGGCCTAGGGTTTGGCTCGTGGCGGCCTGCGCCGCGGTGCTGCTGTGGGCCTCAGTCGCGCAGCtcgtcgccgtcggccgcctcctcctcctgttcgGCGTCGCGGGCAACGCCgatccttcgccgccgccgtccgcgcttCCGCCCCCAAGTGCGTGGTTTCTGGGTTGTTTTGTTTTCCTGAATAAGTTCGATTTGATTCTGCTCTTGTTACTTTCTGTTTGCATGGGACTTCTTAGAGTACTGAGGAAatggaaatgaaaaaaaaaaaccgcGAGTTAACTGTGAAGTGTACTGTGGATGCATTTGTGATTGTCCGTACGCAGCTTGGCACTTGCACGTTTGCTAAGCTGCAAATGTTGCTGCCGAATGCTTTCGTGCGATTAATGAGATAGAAAAATGTTGCCTCGGATAGGTATGCCAAACTTATACTGCTGTGTAATGATCTGATGCTGACAccatcatgtttttttttctagaggCACTATTGTGAAGTCGCCAATAGCCTCATGTTTTGTTGAGATGAACTGTTGTAGGCTCTGTCGTGCATTGGTTATATGTTGTGGCTCCATTCAATCTCTACGGAAATATGGCAAATTGAACCATTGTTCAATTGTTTTTTCAGGAATATACAAGAGCAATGGTTATCTGAAGATATCTTGTAATGGGGGTCTGAATCAGATGCGATCAGAGGTTAGGTGTTGTTTGCTTTACTTCCACTCAACTTCTGAATTCCTTTTTCATTCCTAACTTCTGTTACTACTTGGAACCTTCATGTCAGATATGTGACATGGTAGCAGTTGCTCGTCTGCTAAACCTCACGATGGTTGTCCCGGAACTTGACAAGAGATCATTCTGGGCTGATCAAAGgtaatcttctttttcttcgaGAGGTACACTATGCAACTAACCAAGTAACCATATTGATATCTAAAGTGATTAATGTCTGCATGGTTGACAGCAATTTTGGAGATATATTTGATGTGAGGCATTTCATTGACTCATTAAGAGATGAAGTGCACATTATTAAACAGCTTCCAGAGAGATTTGATACAAGAGATTCAGACATTATACTTCAAATGCCACCTGTGAGCTGGTCAGATGAAAAATATTACTTGCATCAGGTTTGGAACTCATCTGTGATGCACCCTTAATTTCATGGTAAATGCATCACCTTATACTCTTGGCTATCTCTCATCTATGCAGATCTTACCACTGTTCAGCAAACATAGTGCCATCCATTTTAACAAAACAGATGCTCGGTTAGCCAATAATGGTATCAGTACAGAGCTTCAACTGCTTAGATGCCGTGTTAATTTTCAAGCACTGAAATTCACCCCTCAGATTGAGGGATTGGGGAATAAACTAGTACATGAACTTCGAGCTAAGGGATCATTTGTAGCCTTGCATTTACGTTATGAGATGGATATGCTGGCCTTTTCTGGTTGCAACCATGGTCTTTCACCTGAAGAAGCTGAGGAGCTAAAAAAAATGAGGTTTGTGGCTAACCTTTTGCTGCCTTACTGAGTAGCATAACTATCTGTTGGATATGACTCAAGTAGTTCTTTATAGGAAGCAGCGAGTTATCATATCACTTGAATGATCTTTATAATTTGTTTGGTGAAAAAATTGTTACGGTCTGTACTTGTCTGCCAATGTCAAATACAATGCATAGATATTGTGCATAACAGGTTGTTTCTTGTTTTTCTCCAAAGCAAAGGCATTATGATTTGATTTTATGTTTCTATTCTAAGCAAGGTATTTGTGACATCACTGCTGTTCTTAGCAAAATGGACTACTAAAGTGGTCATCAATTCTTGGCTTTGTTAAATTAGTTTAGTGACAGCTTATTCTGCTCTTACTCATTTTGAAGAGCTGAGTACAAAACGCTGCAGAAAGGGACACCGCATTATTGAGTTATCTTCCCTCCTTCAATTCCAATCCATTGAATAGAATTGCATAAAGTAAGAGACGATCAGTACTATCCATAGAGTCTAAATCCTAATGTATTTAGACAAACAAGTCATCGATATTTCATTTTTTCGTTCTAACTGTAAATGAGAATAGGATTCCCGAATGATGTGGCTTCAACCCTAGTATACTCTGCATGTGGCCATTATTAGTTAATACTGACTGTTATTAGAGTTGGCCTGCAAGTATAGTAATGTTCACTAGGTGCTTATTTTCAAGGAGCTAATCTTTTGTTTTTCCCAATCAGATATGCTTATCCATGGTGGAGAGACAAAGAAATTGATTCCCAAGCGAAGAGGTCACAAGGACTATGCCCACTTACTCCTGAGGAGACATCACTTGTTTTGAAAGCCCTGGGATTTCAAAAGGATGCTCTTATATACATTGCAGCTGGTGAAATTTATGGGGGAGATAGGAGACTAGAACCACTACGAGCTGCTTTCCCTAAACTTGTAAGTAGTTTTCTCTGTTAAAAATATCTGTCTATTATAGCACCCCTTGTTCCATGGCAATGAATCTTTTGCAGTTTTCTAGCATAccattgtttatttatttttagatAAAAGCATACCATTGTTTATAGTGAGTTTTCCCCTGTTTTCTGCCAACACCACAGCTCAGTTCTCCAATTGCCCATTATGTCTGGAGATACCAGTTTTTCTTCATCGTTCTGTCAAAATTACTGTATAAGCAGTGCTGAATATCTTTCAGGTAAGAAAAGAGATGCTGCTAGACTCTGATGTTCTGCGTCAATTCCAAAATCACTCGTCCCAGATGGCTGCACTCGATTTCATTGTATCCACAGCCAGTGATGTTTTCATTCCCACTTTTGATGGTAACATGGCAAAACTTGTTGAAGGCCACCGAAGGTATGTACATAATAGCTAAGGCCATTTTATTCAGAATAAGTGTACAACCAGTTCTCTTGCGCAATCAGTTTTTCTTTAACGAAATCTGACCTGGTTATTAAATACTTGATTGGATTATTTTCGACAGGTTCCTGGGTTTCTGGAGAAGTGTGGTGCTAGACCGACGGAAATTAGTGGAACTTCTAGACCTATACACCAACAAGACAATCTCTTGGGACAATTTTGCATCTTCTGTTCGGGAAGCTCACAAGAGCCGTGTAGCCCAACCATCCTGCAGGCGGAAACTTGAGAACAGACCAAAAGAAGAGGATTACTTCTACGCTAACCCCCATGAATGCCTGGCCAATTCAAGCTTGTGCAGCTAAACCAAGTTTCCATTCTCTGTAAAATGAGCAGATGAGAGTAAAATCACTCGCAACCTGGTGGAGGCTTAGCAGTCGTTTTGATGTGCAGGGGACTGAAGCTAACGTGCACAGCCCATCACGGTCAATTGACTGACATTCCTGATGTCTGTTGTATaggttagattttttttttaccgcTCGGCTATTGATTCATTCGCTTTCCAACGTGCCAAAATAGGGGCCTGTTTGGAGCATGTAAATTTTGGTTTGTTGTCTGTCGTACCTGTTCATCGATGATTACGTCGTGAATAGTTGTtgggagattttttttttccgcTTTTGCAAATACTTCTAGTTTTGCAAATGTTTAGTGGAAACTTCACTTCTAAGTTGTTGTGTGAATGCTGGAGTGTGCAGGACCTGCCTTTATTTCACGGAAGTCATGCCAATTTGCTCAAGGTTTCGATGAAGACACATCTCTGTTAGCAAAGCCTTTTATCATTTGAACTGTAGATGCACTTTCAGTACATCAGTACGGGTCTCATCTGGACTTATCCGTCTCGCCCCAGGCCCGTGGCGTTGCGTAAGGAATAGCAACAGCAGCATGCCGGCACATCTCCGGTTCATGCTTAATGAACGCTTTCAAGCGGCCGCAAGAGGCAACACGGTTTTCTCCTGCTCCGTTTGAGAGGTGTCGTATCAGGAACGGCGTCGAGTAAATTGAAGAGAGAAGTTCACCGTTGATTCATGATATGGTTAAAACGGCTACAAAAACAGTGCTAATACTCCTCTTGAGAACTCGTAAAACAATCACAAAACAGCAGCATAAAATGCATGTAACGTACTCCCACAACCCCTAAAGTTCCAGACAGGTTTAAAAGTGGAAAATTGAGGAGGCAAAATTCCATGAACGCCCTGGGACCAGGGTTTCGATCAACTGCCGATGTACCCATGGCTGGATTTTCGCCAAGAATGATCCCGTATACGTTTTAATATCACACAACATTCTGGGAAGCAGTACAAGGCAGGCACCCTTGAGGAAATGAGGGCAGAAGAGGGATATTTCTTCACCGCCCCCAGTCTTCTTTAATGTCCAATATAACGTATGGCTCATCAAGACACAAGTCGCAGCACTGCTAAACTTACACAGGGTAATTGAGTGCAGTTCCAGTTCCTCATGCTGGTACTGCTACAGGTCTTTCGCTGGTCTTGATTCCTTTGATAGCTGCAGAATTGCAAGAGGACCAATAAGAATTTTAGTATCGGTTGCTAATGTATAGTTGATCTGGAACCTATATGAAATTTCAAATTCAGAATATGAAAAGTAGACACTTGAACATTGATGACACTGAGAAGAAACCATGCCTTCAGCGTAGTCTGGAGCCCCAAAAACTGCAGAACCAGCAACAATGGCATTCGCCCCAGCTTCAATGACCTGTAAGTAAGGAGATATTAGCTCCTAACCGGACATAAGTGCAGGATTGATCCACAAGTGCAGTATGAGAGGACAAGTTAAATGCCAGCATGGCAAAAAAAAGTCACCTTGTAGGCATTTTGTGGACCAACACCACCATCAACC from Panicum virgatum strain AP13 chromosome 9K, P.virgatum_v5, whole genome shotgun sequence encodes:
- the LOC120647169 gene encoding rhamnogalacturonan I rhamnosyltransferase 1-like isoform X2; its protein translation is MLPRIGIYKSNGYLKISCNGGLNQMRSEICDMVAVARLLNLTMVVPELDKRSFWADQSNFGDIFDVRHFIDSLRDEVHIIKQLPERFDTRDSDIILQMPPVSWSDEKYYLHQILPLFSKHSAIHFNKTDARLANNGISTELQLLRCRVNFQALKFTPQIEGLGNKLVHELRAKGSFVALHLRYEMDMLAFSGCNHGLSPEEAEELKKMRYAYPWWRDKEIDSQAKRSQGLCPLTPEETSLVLKALGFQKDALIYIAAGEIYGGDRRLEPLRAAFPKLVRKEMLLDSDVLRQFQNHSSQMAALDFIVSTASDVFIPTFDGNMAKLVEGHRRFLGFWRSVVLDRRKLVELLDLYTNKTISWDNFASSVREAHKSRVAQPSCRRKLENRPKEEDYFYANPHECLANSSLCS
- the LOC120647169 gene encoding rhamnogalacturonan I rhamnosyltransferase 1-like isoform X1; translated protein: MARSRPRVWLVAACAAVLLWASVAQLVAVGRLLLLFGVAGNADPSPPPSALPPPRIYKSNGYLKISCNGGLNQMRSEICDMVAVARLLNLTMVVPELDKRSFWADQSNFGDIFDVRHFIDSLRDEVHIIKQLPERFDTRDSDIILQMPPVSWSDEKYYLHQILPLFSKHSAIHFNKTDARLANNGISTELQLLRCRVNFQALKFTPQIEGLGNKLVHELRAKGSFVALHLRYEMDMLAFSGCNHGLSPEEAEELKKMRYAYPWWRDKEIDSQAKRSQGLCPLTPEETSLVLKALGFQKDALIYIAAGEIYGGDRRLEPLRAAFPKLVRKEMLLDSDVLRQFQNHSSQMAALDFIVSTASDVFIPTFDGNMAKLVEGHRRFLGFWRSVVLDRRKLVELLDLYTNKTISWDNFASSVREAHKSRVAQPSCRRKLENRPKEEDYFYANPHECLANSSLCS